The following coding sequences are from one Arthrobacter crystallopoietes window:
- a CDS encoding extracellular solute-binding protein, whose amino-acid sequence MKKTLRTTAPFAAAAAAVLTLSACATGTGGAETETDADFGADTEVAGELSVMGFGASDDVAETRLEATKEAMPEVEVGLVEGDLDIQQFLSAVASGQPPELIYANRDQLGTFASRGAIIPLNSCIDGEAIAIEDFREPAIGQVTFEDRIYGVPEFNQVQIIMANAGLLSDAGVSLSDVDGSDWNKVTEASAKLSKNDGGKLSVIGFDSKLPEFLPLWAKANGADLISEDGRTAQLDDPKVVQALEFAVGIYDDQGGFSAVKSFRDSADFFGAGNQFASDSLGAMPMEQWYVNILNDVSPDASLAFTTVKSKEGQPISFASGSAWAIPAGSANPEAACRFIKTMTATDIWMKAAQARSDARAEEGKPFTGLFTGNAAADEKIKAEFVKPADEAKWDDAINASYEANENSFSLPANPADAEFKTAWLDAVNRVLNGQAEPAESLQQAQEEAQTALDAAWEQWDQKE is encoded by the coding sequence ATGAAAAAAACATTACGTACCACTGCCCCCTTCGCCGCCGCGGCCGCAGCGGTGCTCACGCTGAGCGCCTGTGCCACCGGCACCGGCGGCGCAGAAACGGAGACCGACGCGGACTTCGGCGCGGACACGGAGGTCGCCGGCGAGCTGAGCGTCATGGGCTTTGGCGCCAGCGACGACGTCGCCGAAACCCGTCTGGAGGCAACCAAGGAAGCGATGCCGGAGGTCGAGGTGGGCTTGGTCGAAGGCGATCTGGACATTCAGCAATTCCTCTCGGCGGTGGCTTCCGGGCAGCCGCCCGAACTGATCTACGCGAACAGGGACCAGCTGGGCACGTTTGCTTCCCGCGGCGCGATCATCCCGCTGAACAGCTGCATTGACGGCGAGGCAATCGCCATTGAGGACTTCCGTGAGCCGGCCATCGGGCAGGTGACCTTCGAGGACCGGATCTACGGCGTTCCGGAGTTCAATCAGGTCCAGATCATCATGGCCAATGCCGGACTGCTCAGCGACGCCGGGGTCTCGCTATCCGACGTCGATGGTTCGGACTGGAACAAGGTCACCGAGGCCTCCGCCAAACTTTCCAAGAACGACGGCGGCAAGCTCTCGGTCATCGGGTTTGACAGCAAACTGCCGGAATTCCTGCCCCTATGGGCCAAAGCCAACGGCGCGGATCTGATCTCGGAAGACGGCCGTACTGCCCAGCTGGATGACCCGAAGGTGGTTCAGGCGCTGGAGTTCGCCGTCGGTATTTACGATGACCAGGGCGGGTTCAGCGCCGTCAAGTCCTTCCGTGATTCAGCGGACTTCTTCGGCGCCGGGAACCAGTTCGCCAGCGATAGCCTCGGCGCAATGCCGATGGAGCAGTGGTACGTCAACATCCTCAATGACGTTTCCCCGGACGCTTCCCTCGCCTTCACTACGGTCAAATCCAAGGAAGGGCAGCCGATCAGCTTCGCCAGCGGTTCTGCCTGGGCCATTCCGGCCGGCAGCGCCAATCCCGAAGCGGCCTGCCGCTTCATCAAGACGATGACCGCTACGGACATCTGGATGAAGGCTGCCCAGGCCCGCTCCGACGCACGCGCGGAAGAAGGCAAGCCCTTCACCGGACTGTTCACGGGCAATGCCGCCGCCGACGAGAAAATCAAGGCGGAGTTCGTCAAGCCCGCGGACGAAGCCAAGTGGGATGACGCCATCAACGCCTCCTATGAGGCCAACGAGAATTCTTTCTCGCTGCCGGCCAACCCGGCGGACGCCGAGTTCAAGACCGCGTGGCTGGATGCAGTGAACCGCGTGCTTAACGGGCAGGCGGAACCGGCCGAATCCCTGCAGCAGGCGCAGGAAGAAGCACAGACTGCCCTCGACGCCGCATGGGAGCAATGGGACCAGAAAGAGTAG